The genomic segment ATCTTTCTCGGCCTGCTCGGCCTCGGCGTCCTCATCACCACCGGCTACCGCGTGCTGGTGCTGAACCAGCCGGAGGCCGAGCTAATGGGCCTCTTTGGCGCGATTGCCCTGGTGGTCAACCTCGCAGCGGCGGCGGTACTGATCCCGCATCGCACGGGCGACGCCAACGTGCGCGCGGTGTGGCTGTTCTCGCGCAATGACGCCATCGGCAACGCCGCCGTGGTCGTCGCTGCCGGGCTGGTCTGGTGGACCGGCACGCCCTGGCCGGATTTGGCGGTGGCGGTGGTCATCGCCGGGCTGTTCCTGCAATCCTCCTGGTCGATCATCCGCGACGCCCGGCGCGACCTGGCGGAGGCGTCTGCCGAATGACACGGCGGGAAAGCCTGCAATGGGGCATGGCCTTCGCCCTGGCTGCCTTCCTCACCGATCAGGCGACCAAGGCGGCGGCCCTGGCCGCCGCGCCGGACCTCGCCCAGGGCGTCGAGGTGCTGCCCTTCTTCAATCTGGTGCTGGCGCATAACCGGGGCGTCACCTTCGGTCTGCTGGCGACCGACGATCCAGCCGGGCGCTGGCTGCTGATCCTGCTGACCGGCGCGGTCACTGCCGGGCTGCTGGTCTGGCTGGTGCGGGTGCAGAGCCGCCTACAGGCGGCGGCGCTCGGCCTGGTGATCGGTGGCGCGCTCGGCAACCTGGTGGACCGGCTGCGCCACGGCGCGGTGACCGATTTCCTGGATTTTCATGTCCAGGGCTATCACTGGCCGGCCTTCAACCTGGCGGACAGCGGCATTGTGCTGGGGGTGCTCCTGCTGCTGGTGGTCGATCTGCGTGCTCCGGTCACCCAACAACCAAGCGGGAAGCCGTCCGTTGACGGCCATCCGCGCGATACCACCCCGCTGCATCGAGGGAGGGCTGAGCGATGAGCCGCATCCCGCGCGACGAGAGCGTCGATGGCACGCTCGGCCTCATCCGTGACCCGTATGGCTTCGTGCAGAAACGATGTCAGCGCTACGGGGCCGACCTGTTCGAGACCCGTCTCCTGCTGCGCCGGACCATTTGTATGACCGGACCGGAGGCGGCGCAGCTTTTTTACGACCCGGACCGGTTCCGCCGGCGCGGTGCGATGCCCGGGCGGGTTCGCCGGACCCTCCTCGGCGTGGGCGGGGTGCAGGGGATGGACGGCGAGGCCCACCGGCACCGCAAGCATATGTTCATGTCGCTGATGACGCCCGAGCGGATCGCCGCGCTGGGAGAATTGGCCGCTGACCAGTTGCGCCTTCACGCCGAACGGTGGGCCTCGATGGAGCGGGTGGTGCTCTACAGCGAGCTGCAAGAGGTTCTGACGCGCGCCGTGTGCGCCTGGTCCGGCGTTCCCCTCCAGGAGGCGGAGGTGGACAAGCGGACACGGGAGCTGACCGCGATGTTCGATGCCGCCGGGACCATCGGGCCACGACACTGGTGGTCGCGGCTGGCGCGCCGGAGGGCCGAGACGTGGATTGCGGGGATCGTCGAACAGGTCCGCGCCGGCCAGCTTGATCCGTCAGAGCACAGCGCGCTGCGTGTCATTGCCCTGCACCGCGACCTGGAAGGCAAGCCGCTGAGCCCGCGCATTGCGGCGGTGGAGGTGCTCAACGTACTGCGACCGACCGTGGCGGCCTCGGTGTTCATCACCCTGGCTGCCCACGCGATGCACGAGCATCCAGAGTGCCGGCAGAGGCTCCAGGCGGGCGAGGCCGGCTACGCAGACTTTTTCGTGCAGGAGGTACGCCGCTTCTATCCGTTCTTCCCCTCCGTCATGGCGCGGACGCGGCGCGCGTTCGAGTGGAAGGGCTACCACTTCCCCGAGGGCGTGCGGGTGATGCTGGACCTGTACGGCACCGACCATGACTCGCGGAGCTGGGATGCGCCGGAGGCGTTCCGACCGGAGCGGTTCCGCTCCTGGGATAAAAGTCCCTTCAACTTCATCCCACAGGGCGGCGGGGACCACCACCAGGGCCACCGCTGCCCAGGCGAGTGGATCACCATCGCGCTCATGAACGTGGCGGTAGACTTCTTGGCGAGGCGCATCGCCTACGAGGTGCCGGAGCAGGACCTGCGGATAAACCGATCAAGGCTGCCGGCTCTGCCTCAAAGCCGTTTCGTTATCAGCAACGTTCGGGTGGAGAGTCGATGACCTCTCGGAGATCAGCGGCATGGCTTGCGGGCAAGCCGCACTTCGAGGCGGTGATGCCCTGAAAGAATGAGCGTCTTGGCGCTCGAATACACCCCGCCCGCCTCCTTACCGCAGCGGGTGGTGGCTAGTTCGTTTCACTTCAAAGGAGGATGTCATGCGTAAGTTCATTACACTGTCTGTCGTCGCGCTGACCGGGGCGCTCGCCGCCACCGCCGGTGCGTTTGCGCACGGCACCGGCTCATCGCAAGGCGGCATGCCCGGAATGGAGCAAAGGTCCGACATGCAGCATATGCAGGGCCACGGTGACATGATGATGCAGGGCCAGGATGGAATGATGATGGACTGCCCGATGATGCAGCGCATGGCGTCGCTGGATCAGCGCGTGCGGCAGTTGGAGGAGCGGGCCGGCATCCCGACGCCCACCCAGCCGAGCGCACCCACCGCGCCGCGCTGAGGCCCTGATGTCCGGTTTCTTGCAGGTGCTCGTCCTCGCGCTGATGCCCGCGCTCGGCAACTTCGCGGGTGGGCTGGCGGCGGAGTTCTTGCCGTCCAGCCGCCGCACCCTGAATCTCGCGCTGCACGCCGCCGCCGGGGTCGTTCTCGCGGTGGTCGCCGTCGAGCTGCTGCCGGAGGCGCTGAAGGCCACACCCACCTGGGTGCTGGCGCTCGCCTTCGGCCTCGGTGGCGCGGCAAACCTGGCGCTGGAGGCACTGGTCAAGAACCTGTCGAAGGGCCGGCGCGGCAGCGGCGGCGGCGAGGACACCGGCGGGCCGTGGATGGTCTATATCGCCGTGGCGGCCGATCTGGCGAGCGATGGTCTGATCATCGGCGCGGGCTCCTCGGTCTCCTTCGGCCTCGCCCTGGCGCTGGCAGTCGGTCAGGTGCTGGCGGACATTCCCGAAGGCTTCGCCACCATCGCCAATTTCAAGGCCGCCGGCGTCAGCCGCCGCCGGCGCATGATGATCGCAGCCTCGTTCGTCCTCCCCATCCTCGCCTCTGCCGCGCTGGCCTACTGGCTGCTGCGCGACGCTGACCCAATATGGAAGTTCGCGGCGCTCACCTTCGTCGCCGGCCTGCTGGTGGTGGCAGCGGTGGAGGACATGATTAACGAGGCGCACGAAGCGGCGGGGGATGCACGTGGCTCTGTTGCCTTCCTCATCGGTGGCTTCTGTCTGTTCGTGCTAGTGTCCGGGTATTTCGGCGAAGCGTGACGGTTGCCGCTCGGTTTTGCTCTCCTTCAGCGGCGGGGTGGGGTCTTACCTCTTACCCACCGTGCTGCCGCTGGTGCCGGCTGGACGTTGCGTGCCGTGGTCTGTCTAGCAAACCTCGGTTGAAGGCAATCCTTGTTCATTCGTCAATTTAGTGTAACATAAAGGACGTTATGTTTCACAAAACGGGGCGGGTGATGGCAGGTGAGTTGGTGCAGGTGACGGGGCAGCCGCTGACGGTCGGCGGAATGGGTGCGCCGGTGCCGGTCGTGATCGCAGATGCGGGCGAGCGCGCCGCGATGCGCTATGTCGAGTTCTTCACCGTCACCATCCGTAATCCGAACACCCGCGCGGCTTACGGGCGCGCCTGCGAGCAATTCCTCGCCTGGTGCGACGGCCACGGCCTCGCCCTGCCCGCTATCCAGCCGGTGCATGTTGCGGCTTGGGTCGAGAGCCAGACACGTCAGTGCGCTGCGCCCACGGTCAAGCAGCAGCTCGCCGCCGTGCGGATGCTGTTTGACTGGCTGGTGGTTGGTCAGATCGTGCCGACGAACCCCGCCGCCCACGTGCGCGGCCCGTCCCATGTCGTCACCACCGGCAAGACCGCCATGCCGACGCGCGACGAGGCCAAGGCGTTGCTCGCCGCTATCCCCACGGACACGCTCATCGGCCTGCGCGACCGGGCGCTGGTCGCCACGCTGTTCTATACCTTCTCCCGCGTCTCCGCCGTCATTGGCATGCGGGTGGAGGACTACTACCCGACCGGCAAACAGTGGTGGCTGCGGCGCAGGGAGAAAGGCGGCAAGGAACACGCCATGCCCGCCAACCCGGTGCTGCAAGGCTATCTCGATACCTATGTGGAAGCCGCTGGTATCGCCGCCGACCGCAAAGGCTCCCTCTTCCGCTCCGGGGCGAAACGCTCCGGCCAGCTCACCGACAAGCCCATGTCGCGTGTCGATGTGTACCGGATGATCCAGCGCCGCGCTGAGGCAGGAAGCCTGGATACCAAGATTGGCTGTCACTCCTGGCGCGCGCGGGGCATTACGGCGTATCTGGAAAACGGCGGGCTGCTCGAACACGCACAGCAGATGGCGGCGCATTCCAGCGCCCGCACGACGAAGCTCTATGATCGGCGAGGGGAAACCGTGTCAGCGGAGGAGGTCGGAAAAATTTGGCTTTAATGTTATAATAACTTAAGTATTAATCATTATGATGAGGTTACACATGGGCTATCCTGTTGAAATGATTGATGCTCGACTTTCTCCCAATCCCATCGCATAACAAGGGCCATGAATCGACCTTGCTCAAATCTCTGCGAAGGAGCCATTTCCAACCTTTCCATCTCAAAGCAAACACCTGCAAAAATACAACACTGAAAGACGCTGATAATGGCACAGGCAGAACCAACTAAGAAGACGAACATCTCTACCATTCCTGAAGGCAAGATATGTGACTTCATTGATCAAAAAATTCGAAATGATACGCCAGAAGAGTATGTTAGGCAGAATATCGAACGCCGATTAGTTCTTGAACTTGACTTCAAGCCAGAGCAGATAGAAATAGAATTTACTATAGTTATGGGGTCCGCTAAGAAGCGAGTTGATATTGTTATATTCAAAGAGGGTGATCAACACACGCAAGAGAACGCCTGGATATTTATAGAATGTAAACGTGATTCAGTAGAGCCTAGTAACAATAAAGATGGTGTTGATCAGCTGAAGTCATATTTATCAGCATGCCCCAATGCTGAGTGGGGTATGTGGACTAATGGGAGGCACAAAGAGGTTTATAGGAAGGTAAATGTAGGCGGTAAGGTAATTTGGGAAGAGCCTAACGATATACCATCCGCTGATGGGGATTTAGCAGAAATAAACCGTCCCTCTCGTGATAAATTGAAGCATGCAACAGATGATAACCTACTGTTTTCGTTTAAGATATGCCATAATCACATTTATGTAACTGATGGACTTCAGAAGCAACCAGCATTCTTTGAGTTATTGAAGGTCATTTTTTGCAAAATATCAGATGAGAGGAATATTCCAAACGACTTAGAATTTTACGCAACATCAGAGGAAAAAGGAAATCAAGATGGGCGTCTGACAGTAAAACGTAGATTGGGTAAAATTTTCGATGCTGTTAAGAAACGCTACCCCTCAATATTTGATGAGAACGACCAAATCAAACTTCAACCACGATCGTTAGCTTACATCGTTGGAGAGCTTCAGAGATATAGTTTTCTGGACACGAATATAGATGTAAAAGGCAAAGCTTATGAGGAGCTTGTCGGTGCTAACCTACGTGGTGACCGAGGAGAGTTTTTCACGCCACGCAATGTTCAGCGTATGGCCGTTCAGATGCTCGATATCAGACCTGGCGAGAAGGTTTTGGACCCTGCTTGCGGCACAGGTGGATTTCTCGTTATCGCGATGAACATCGTGATTGATCAGCTGCGAGAAGGTTTTAGAAAGCAGGGTGTAAGCTCAGATGGTATGCGCCAAGCATTGAGTGAGCGCGTAAAAGAAGTAGCTAGCCAGTCATTTTTCGGATTTGATATTAATCCCGACTTGGTCAAAGCAACCAAAATGAACATGGTTATGAATAATGATGGATCGGGAAATATTCTTAGACAGGACAGCTTACTACATCCTCATGAGTGGGACACAAAGTTTAAGACAGATTTAGCTGACGCTTTAGGTATTAAATCGTCTGAACTCCGACGTCATGAAGACCTATCTCATTTCGATGTGATAGCTACCAACCCACCCTTTGGAGCAAAGCTCCCTGTAAAAGATAGGGCCACACTGTCTCAGTTTAAGCTAGGCCATATCTGGGAAGAAAAGGAAGGTGTGTGGCGAATGACAGATCAAATAGCCACCTCAGCTCCGCCTGAGATATTATTCATTGAACGCTGCTGGCAATTTTTACGTCCGGGTGGGCGCATGGCAATCGTGTTACCAGATGCTATTCTTGGAGCTCCTGGGCTTGGATATGTTCGTCATTGGATACTAGAAACTTGCCGTGTTGTTGCATCCATTGATCTTCATCCTGATACATTCCAACCCCGTAATGGAACTCAAACATCTGTTCTCGTGCTTCAGAGAAAAACAGAAAGAGAGATCAACCTTGAGACGAAGCAGCAGGGTATCAGCGACTATGACATCTTCATGGCACAGGTTGACGCAATTGGGCATGACAAACGCGGTAACACAGTGTTTAGAAGGAACTCGGATGGAGAAGAAATAAT from the Skermanella mucosa genome contains:
- the lspA gene encoding signal peptidase II, which translates into the protein MTRRESLQWGMAFALAAFLTDQATKAAALAAAPDLAQGVEVLPFFNLVLAHNRGVTFGLLATDDPAGRWLLILLTGAVTAGLLVWLVRVQSRLQAAALGLVIGGALGNLVDRLRHGAVTDFLDFHVQGYHWPAFNLADSGIVLGVLLLLVVDLRAPVTQQPSGKPSVDGHPRDTTPLHRGRAER
- a CDS encoding cytochrome P450, with the protein product MSRIPRDESVDGTLGLIRDPYGFVQKRCQRYGADLFETRLLLRRTICMTGPEAAQLFYDPDRFRRRGAMPGRVRRTLLGVGGVQGMDGEAHRHRKHMFMSLMTPERIAALGELAADQLRLHAERWASMERVVLYSELQEVLTRAVCAWSGVPLQEAEVDKRTRELTAMFDAAGTIGPRHWWSRLARRRAETWIAGIVEQVRAGQLDPSEHSALRVIALHRDLEGKPLSPRIAAVEVLNVLRPTVAASVFITLAAHAMHEHPECRQRLQAGEAGYADFFVQEVRRFYPFFPSVMARTRRAFEWKGYHFPEGVRVMLDLYGTDHDSRSWDAPEAFRPERFRSWDKSPFNFIPQGGGDHHQGHRCPGEWITIALMNVAVDFLARRIAYEVPEQDLRINRSRLPALPQSRFVISNVRVESR
- a CDS encoding ZIP family metal transporter, whose product is MSGFLQVLVLALMPALGNFAGGLAAEFLPSSRRTLNLALHAAAGVVLAVVAVELLPEALKATPTWVLALAFGLGGAANLALEALVKNLSKGRRGSGGGEDTGGPWMVYIAVAADLASDGLIIGAGSSVSFGLALALAVGQVLADIPEGFATIANFKAAGVSRRRRMMIAASFVLPILASAALAYWLLRDADPIWKFAALTFVAGLLVVAAVEDMINEAHEAAGDARGSVAFLIGGFCLFVLVSGYFGEA
- a CDS encoding tyrosine-type recombinase/integrase — encoded protein: MFHKTGRVMAGELVQVTGQPLTVGGMGAPVPVVIADAGERAAMRYVEFFTVTIRNPNTRAAYGRACEQFLAWCDGHGLALPAIQPVHVAAWVESQTRQCAAPTVKQQLAAVRMLFDWLVVGQIVPTNPAAHVRGPSHVVTTGKTAMPTRDEAKALLAAIPTDTLIGLRDRALVATLFYTFSRVSAVIGMRVEDYYPTGKQWWLRRREKGGKEHAMPANPVLQGYLDTYVEAAGIAADRKGSLFRSGAKRSGQLTDKPMSRVDVYRMIQRRAEAGSLDTKIGCHSWRARGITAYLENGGLLEHAQQMAAHSSARTTKLYDRRGETVSAEEVGKIWL
- a CDS encoding N-6 DNA methylase codes for the protein MAQAEPTKKTNISTIPEGKICDFIDQKIRNDTPEEYVRQNIERRLVLELDFKPEQIEIEFTIVMGSAKKRVDIVIFKEGDQHTQENAWIFIECKRDSVEPSNNKDGVDQLKSYLSACPNAEWGMWTNGRHKEVYRKVNVGGKVIWEEPNDIPSADGDLAEINRPSRDKLKHATDDNLLFSFKICHNHIYVTDGLQKQPAFFELLKVIFCKISDERNIPNDLEFYATSEEKGNQDGRLTVKRRLGKIFDAVKKRYPSIFDENDQIKLQPRSLAYIVGELQRYSFLDTNIDVKGKAYEELVGANLRGDRGEFFTPRNVQRMAVQMLDIRPGEKVLDPACGTGGFLVIAMNIVIDQLREGFRKQGVSSDGMRQALSERVKEVASQSFFGFDINPDLVKATKMNMVMNNDGSGNILRQDSLLHPHEWDTKFKTDLADALGIKSSELRRHEDLSHFDVIATNPPFGAKLPVKDRATLSQFKLGHIWEEKEGVWRMTDQIATSAPPEILFIERCWQFLRPGGRMAIVLPDAILGAPGLGYVRHWILETCRVVASIDLHPDTFQPRNGTQTSVLVLQRKTEREINLETKQQGISDYDIFMAQVDAIGHDKRGNTVFRRNSDGEEIIVPPHDHNNVTILDRTANGEANARPAPKQKVIDDDTPFIANDFIEWKKQVVLGW